The Pseudomonadota bacterium genome includes the window GGTGACCGTGTGCTGAAATCCGAACGGGTTGCCCACCGCCAGCACGAATGCGCCGATGGGCGTGCTGTCAGAGTCTCCGAGGCGCGCAGCCGGCAGCTTATCAGCGTCGACCTTGAGGATGGCCACGTCGCTGAGCGGGTCGGCTCCCTTCAGCCGGGCCTGGAGCCTGCGGCCATCCGGCTCGGGGAGGGTCACCTCGATCTGAGACGCGCCCTGCACCACGTGGTGGTTGGTCAGGATGGTCCCATCGCTGCTCACGATGACCCCAGATCCCTGGCCGCTGGGCAGACCGCCGTCTTCGATGGCGGTGCGGCTCGCCGCGGCGCTGCGGATCTCGATGTTCACCACCGACGGGCCGATCTCTCGCGCGGCACGCACGATGGCGTCTTGCGCCGGAGGCACGGCCGCGGTGGCACTGATGCTGACGGGAGAGGACGGGGAGGGAGGCGACGAAGGCGTGAGCCGGGCCCGCATGAAGGTCGCCGTGAGCAGGCTGCTCACCAGGGCCGCCGTGAGCGCGGCGAGCCCCGCAGACGTTCCTCGCGCCGGTGGCACGGGCTCCATCAGATGCGCTTCTTGGCGAGGTCGGCGCTCTCTCCGCTCTCTCCGTTCGAGGTGTAGATGATGGGGGATTTGGCGTAGAGCCCCTCGAGATCGTAGTACTCGCGTTCGCGCTCGAGGAAGACGTGGAACACCACGCCCCCGTAGTCGAGGAGGACCCAGTTGCCCGACTGATAGCCCTGACGCGTGCGCTTCACGGGAACGGCTTCCAGCGCTTCATCAATCGCATTGGCGATGGCGCGGGTCTGGATGCGCGTCTTGCCGCTGGCAAGAACGAAATAGTCGCACACAGGCGAAGCCTCTCCCAGCGCCATGATCGCAACGCGGGTGGCCTTCTTGTCTTCGGCTGCCTCGGCGCCTCTGCGCGCGATGGCTTCGTAGTCTGGGGGGGGCGCGACGGGAGCGCTCTCCGTTGTCGTCTCCACCTCTACCTCTACCTCAGGGACGGCTGTCTTCTTCTTCTTGGTCACCGCATGCCTCCGTTCTTGTATAACCCGTACTTCTCGATGTAATCGGCCACCTCGCGTGGAACCAGGTATTGCGTGGAGAGCCCTTCCGCGACCCTCCGACGGATCTCGGTCGACGACACGGCATAGGGCTCCGCCTCGAGGGTGCGAACCCGCTCCCGGTTCTTCAGGCCGAGCTCGTCCAACCGACCGCACAGGGCTCCCAGGTCGAATCCGGGACGCGCCACACAGACCATCACCTCGAGCATGCCGAGAAGCCGATCGAGGTCTCGCCAGATGTTTCGCAACAGGGAGTCGGCACCCGTGATGAAGCACAGGCGCGCCGCCGGCTGCTCAGCCAGGAGGCTTTCCACCGTGTCGACCGTGTACGACGGTCCGGCACGTTCGAGCTCGATGCGAGAGACGAACAGCCTGGGATTGGACGCCGTGGCAAGCTCGAGCATGGCGGCGCGATGCTCGGGGTCGACCACCGATGACGAGTCGCTGCGGTGGGGGGGGATTCGATTGGGAACGAGCAGCACGCGCTCCATCTCGAAGGCGCTCATCGCCTCCTGTGCGATGTGCAGGTGCCCGAGATGAACGGGGTTGAACGTTCCGCCCAGGAGCCCCGTGCGTCCGGACAGTTGCGGGGTGTTCACGGCCCGCCTGTTTCACCGGCCGGGGGATGTTTCCTCCCCCGGGCCACTGTCGGCGCATGGGTGGCGCTGTGCCTCGACCCGAGGACTCGCGCGCAGGTCGAGCACGAAGACCCACATGTCCTTCTCGTAGAAGCGGAAGGAGCGGCACCGTCGGAACCCCCAGTGCGTGAGCTGGCGAACGGCCCCCTCGTTGTCGACCTCGGTGGTGACCTTCACGGTCGCGTGACCACGCCAGGCCAGCTCGTCGAAGAGCACCTTGTTGATGTGTCCGGAGATGCGTCGCCCCCGCAGCTCGGGCATGAACGAGCAGAAGAGCGACTCGGTTCCGTCGCGATCGGCTGCGTCGGCGAGGGCGGGCGCGGCGTCCGGCGGGTGGTTCGCGCGCGTGGCCTCGGCCTCTGATGGGCGGGCTCGGCTTCTCAGGAAGTAGAAGGGGGTGGAGAGCAGGGGGAGCAGAATCGACGGGTCACGCATCACGCCTTGTGCGGCGCGCAGCAGCAGCGGAATCGCGCGTCGCCGGAGGACGTCGGCGAACATGCGCCGGCCGTTGGTCGTGGCGGCGACGAATCCCCCCAGACGGCCGTCTTCGATGTAGACGAAGCCGAGGAACCACCGGCTCTCGAGGAGCGCGCGGTAGAGGGTCTCGAGGAACCGCCGTCCCAGTCGCGCCCACAGGCTGTTCCCCATGTCGGCGTGATGAAGGGCGGCAACCTCCAGCGCGTGGGGCACGCGCATGCGATGGATCCGCGACATCACCGCTTGATCGACCGGGAAGCCGACGGTCACGACGCGGGCGGGCGCAAGGCTTCGTCGCGCAGGCGGCGCTGGAACGTCTCTCCGCTGACGGCGCGATGCTGGGCGGCGAGGAAGTCGCCCAGGAAATCTTCATAGGGCTTGTTCCAGCAGTCGTTGAGCAGGCGGCGTGCGAGAGAGACCGCGACGCCGTCGACCGGCAGGAACGCGGTCGTCGCGCGTGCGATCTCGGCGTCGAGATCGGTCGCGACGGTGTGGATCAGCCCCGTCCGAGCGGCTTCCGCGGCGTCTACGGGCTGTCCGCTGAGCACCATGTATCGGGCCACGCCCATGCCGACGTGCTTGGCGAGTCGGTACACCGCAAGCCCGGGAAGGAAGCCGTTCTTGACCTCGTCGAGGGCAAAGATCGCGGTGGGCGTTGCAATGCGGTGATCGCAGGCCAGGGCGAGCTGAACGCCTCCTCCTCGACACGGTCCCTCGATGGCGGCGATGGTGATCTTCTTCAGGCGCTCGAGCGCTGCCAGTGCCCGCTCCCACTTGTTGAACCCGTGGATGTCCGGCGTCTGGCGCAGGGAGAAGTCTGACAGGTCGATGCCCTGGGTGAACCTGCCGGCCCGGCCGCGGAACACGACCACGCTGCACGTGCACGCGTCGTCGAGCCACGTTGCGAGGGCTTCGAGATCGGCGACCATGGCCACGGTGATGCGCTCTGCCCGGATCACGACCTCGCAGACATCGCCCTGTTCTGTGGCCTCGAGGGTTGCGGTGGAGAAGCTCACCAGATCAGCCTCGCCGTCTCGATGGCAGCGCCCGGTCCCATCGCCATGAGAATGCCGTGGTCGCCTGGGCGGGCCGCGCCTTCTTCCACGAGCCGCGCCAACGAGAACAGGCAGGCGCAAGACGAGATGTTGCCGTGGTTCTCGAGCACGTGCAGGGTGTGTCGCATGTCGTGATCGGTGAGCTCGAGGTTCATCTTGACGCTGTCGATGACTTTCTTGCCGCCGCTGTGCACCACCCAGTGGCGGATGTCGCGCTGCCGAAGTCGTGCGCGCTCGAGCAGCTCGCGCACGGGGCGTCCGCAGTTGGCGCCGATGACGTACGGGATGTCTCTGTCGAGGAAGAATGACAGGCGGCCGTTGTCGAGGTCGAACCGCATCGTGTGGATGGCGTCGGTGAGGGTGAGGGACGCGAAGTCGACAACAGCCGGCCACGCGCCTGCCGTTCCAGCGGTCTGACCTCGGATGATCACGGCGGCGGCTCCATCTCCGAAGAGTGAGTTCACGACCGCGGTCTCGATGGAATCATTGCGCACGTACGCCGCGGAGCAGATCTCCACGGCCAGCATGGCCACGTTTCGACCGGGATTGGCCTGTGCCCACATGCAGGCCGGCTGCAGGGCGTTCAGCGCGGCATTGCATCCCATGCCGACCACGTCGATGCGGTGCACGTTGTCGCGAAGGCCGAAGGTTTTGATGAAGTGCGCGGTGAGCCCTGGGCAGAGGTAGCCCGTGGTGGTCACGCAGACCAGCAGGTCGATGTCGCGGGGGGTGAGCCCCGCGACGGACAGCGCCTGCAGAAGCGCCTCTCCACCGATCTCGAGGCAGCCGGTGAGATGCTTTCTGTTGAGGGTCTCGACGCTCTCGTCGGGCATGCCGTCCGGGCCTGGGGCCGGCAGGTAGAGGTTGCGGTACTTGATGTGGCTGTTGCGGAAGAGACGGCGTGTCTTCGCATCGCCGAGGCCGAAGAGCTCGATGATCTGCTCCTGGCTGTATCTCTGCGGAGGTACGGCTCGGCCGATGGAGATGATGTGCGCGGTCGTGGGAGGGGGCGCACTCAGATCGCGGTCGCAACGGGGGGCGTCGGCCGAAGCGTCAAGCACGGGAAGAGGCCTCTCGATGGTAGAGAATCGCTTGTGCCAGCGCAGCCTGGTCGGGAACCGAGGTGTCGAGGGCGCGCTTGGCGAGTCGTATCGCAAGCCCGTCTGCCGCGGCGATCTCATTCGCCAGCTCGTGGGCGGCCTCCAGAGCGGTGTGCTCGGTCACGCGGTGCACAATGCCACGATGCAGGGCTGTGGCGGCGTCGATGGGGCGCCCCGTGAAGATCATCTCTCGCGCGAAGGCGTCTCCGGCGATCCGGGGCAGCCGGGTGAGCCCTCCTGCCGCAGGGACGAGCCCCAGGCGCGTTTCGGGCAGGCCGAGGGTCGCACCGGCGCTGGCCACGCGCAGGTCACACGCAAGCGCCAGCTCGAGGCCGCCACCGAGCGCCGCGCCGTTGATGGCGGCGATGGTGGGCACGGGCACCGCGGCGAGCGCGTCGAAGACGGCCGCGCTGCGCAGGGTGAGGGCGTCGGTCAGCCCACGCGCACGCAGCTCTGTGAGGTCGGCGCCCGCGCAGAAGTGACGCCCGCTTCCCGTGATGATCACAGCGCGCAGATGAGCATCGGCGTGCCACGCTTCGACGTGTCGGTGCAGCGCTTCGATGAGCGCGCTGTTGTAGGCGTTGGCTTTGTCGGGTCGGTGGAGGGTGAGTACCACCGTGTCTCCCGAACGGGAGGCAATCACGTGGTCTGTCATGTCTGCTCAATATACGAGAGGGGACGTCGCTATTTCAACGGATCCACCCCGATCGCGGCCGCGGCGATCGCTGGGGAGGAGCGGGGCATGACTTGAAGAAGCACCGACGAGGACCGTCGTGTAGTGAGCGCCCCAGACATCCGCATCCGAGCCTGGTCAACCTGTTCGGCAGCCGTACTCGTGCTGCTGTTCTTGTTTCGGTTCGCCGTCGTGGCCCAGGCGCAGAGCCCCTCGCCTTCCCCTTCTCCTTCCGCCACGGTCTACCAGATCGGTGGCCCTCGTCCCACCCCCGCGCGGCGTCCGACCGCAACCCGATCACCGGGGCGCAAGACCGGAGCTGGCGGCGCGTCGGCGAATCGGAACGAGCACGCCAGCCTGCGCGGCGATCAGGTCGTCTACGAGCGCAATCGAACCATCGCCCGCGGACACGCCGTCGCCATCACGGAGACCGCACACATCGAGGCCGACGAGATCGAGATCGATCAAGAGCAGAACCTTCTTCACGCGCGTCGCAACGTGGTCGTGCGGATGATGGGTGACGAGGTGAATGCCGCCGCGGCGACCTACGATCTCAAGAGCGGCGTGGCCGACCTCCAGGATGCCTATGGCGTGGCCCGCAACCTCAACGTCTATCATGCGTCCATCGAGGACTCGCTCTTCTTCACGGCTCCGCGCGTGCGCTGGGATGGCAATGTGCTTCGACTCATCAAGGCCACCATGACCACGTGCGACCTTCCCCGAGGCCAGGAGCACTTCAAGCTCACGGGCAACGTCATCAACGTCTACCCCCAGCAGCGTCTCGAGATCCGCAAGGCGCGTCTCTACCTCGGGGGGCGTCAGGTCGTCGGACGCGAGCTGGTCGTGCTCAGCTTGCGTGAGCGCCGTCGGTACAGCTTCATCCCCGCGCTTGGCTACAACCGTCAGGACGGCGCCTACATCCGCGAGAACTTCCCGTTCCTGTTCGATCGCGCCAACTACGGCCGCGTCATTGCGGAGGTGTACCAGAAGGGGGGCTTTGGCAACGGGCTCGAGTACAACTACACGCTGGGTTCGCGGGGGTACGGCAACCTCTTCTACTACAACGTGGCGTTCCCCACGCCGAATCGTGGGCGATACGAGCTGCGTGACCTCACCACGCTCCGGCTGTCGCCCACCATGACGATGATCCTTCAGTACCAGGGCAACCGCTACGCCTCTTCGAACCCACAGGTCGCCAGCCCCACCTCGAGCCTCATGGGGGTCTACCTCTCTGACAGCGGCCTGCGTCACACCCTGTCGCTCTTCTTGCAGCTCTACAGCTCAACCTCGTTCAGCGGGACGACCCAGACCATTCAAGGGCAGTCGGTCGGAACCGTGTACAACGCCTACCTGTCAGACTGGCTTCGAAACACCCTCGAAGTCACCTATCAGCAGTCCTCGAACGATATCTACCACTCCTATTTCGTGCACGCCCTCGATCGCCTCAGCTATCGATCGGCCCTGTTCGACACCGACCTCACGCTCGAGAAGACGTCGGCCACCGGCTCGCCTGTCTTCCTTCTCAACCGTCTCCCCGAGGTGCAGGTCCGGTCGCGGCTCTTCAATGTCGGCTCGGTGCCCCTGCGGCTCTCCCTGGCCTTGGGTCAGTACCAGGAGGAGCCATCGGGAACCCGCGTCGGGCGAGCCGATCTGAAGTTTGCCATCCCGGATTCCTACCTCCCCCTGGGCGAGGGAGGAAGCCTGCTCTACGGCGCGGGCATTCGTCAGCTGATCTATGACAACGGTGACAAGCAGTACACGGGCGCCGTGCGCGCCGACTGGGTCCAGGACTGGAGCCGCAGCTTTCGCACCCACCTCGACTATCGGATGCAGCGTGGCGCAGGCTTCTCACCGTTGCAGGCAGACTTCTTCGGTCAGTACAACAGCCTCTCCGGCGGCATCGAGTTCCACGATCGCGACCGCTTCTATCTCGGCCTCGAGACCGGCCGCGATTTCCTCTACAACGTCAACTACGATCTCCGCGCGCGTCTGTCGGTGAAGCCCATCAATGACCTTCGAATCGACGTTGGCACCAACTACAACATCGACCGCGGGCAACCGATGCAGCTCGACTCTCGCGTGAGGCTCCCCTTGTCTCCCACGCTCAGCGTGCAGTACTACGGCCTCTATGACTTCGTCAACAATCGCATCGCCTACACCGATTTCATGCTCCAGAACGAGAGTCACGATTTCCTGACCAGTCTGATCTATCGCGGTGTGCAGAAGGAGTTCTTCCTTCAGATCAACCTGAAGTCGTTCCCGTTCCAGCTGCCTTCGGTGGGCCCGACCGCAACGCAGCCGGTGCTGCCTCGCATCACGAACCGTGGGTTTCGTCCGGATTCGGTCACCCCGACAGGCGTGCCCACGCCCGTTCGCTGAGGGCGCCGCGTCGGCTGTCGCTTCTCAGAGGGGGCCGCCCAGCAGGCGGAACGACGAGACGAGCTTGCGAATCGAGCCGGAAAGGCTCGAGAGCTGGTCTGCGGGCACCGCCACGGTGACCACGGCGAGGCGGTTGCCGCGTGTGAAGAGATGGCTTCGTCCGGCGAGGCGCGCGCGGCCCTGTCGGGTGCCGGAGGCAAGGTACGTCCAGGAGGCGACCCACCCTGTTGGCCCGCGCGACACAGACAGGCGGAACTGGGGGCCACGGCCGAACGTCGTACGCGCGTAGTCGCTCAGGAAGCGCTTCTGCTGCGCGGCGTCGGGAGGGGCGCCGCTATCGGTCACCATCACCTGGATGGCGCCGTTGCCGGTGCGATCTGTCCAGGCGACCACCGCCCGTCTTCCCTCAGACTGATCGTGCGTGCGCCACCCCGCGGGCACCGCGATGGTGAACACCTTGCGATAGGTGTAGCCGACACGGTCGCCGATCTCGACGGGGAGGGTGCGTGCGCTGGCGACCGCGGAGAGCATCAGCCAGAGCGCGAGCAGGGCGGTCAGACGGCGCGCGTCTCGCGTCTGCATCAGTGCAGCGTGACCTCGAACTTCTTGATGTCGAAGTTGACGTACGGAAAGTTTGCGTCGTTGTCTGGCTGGGTGATCCAGTCGTTGAGCCGGTCGTTGGGGTACTCGGGGGGGGCGGGATAGGTCAGCCCCAGGGTCTTGTCGATGAAGTAGGTGTAGAGCGCGTCGTTGTTGAGGCTGGGCCCGGGTCCGAGGGTGTCGATGACGCGGCCGAGGATGCCCTGGCGATCGGTGGTAGCGCAGCACACCGTGAAGGCGTTCGAGCTGATGTACTGGGCGAGCGGGCTGGTCTGCTCGCTGGGGTTGAGGGTCACCACCAGGGTGTGGCGATCTTCAGAGAACGACACGTTCTGGTTCATGGTGTTGGTGGCGATGAACGTGTACAGGTTGCTGCTCGGACTGGTCTGGCGATGATACCAGAGGAGGTAGGTTCCGTCCCATTGCATGAAGTCGGTGAACTTGTCGTTGTTCGTCACGTCGATGGGCGTACCGAAGGCGTTGAGCATGATCACGTAGAAGCCGTTGACGCTGTCGAAGGAGCCCTGATCGTTGATGGTGAGGGCGAACTGCAGCAGTCGCGTCGTGCCGGGCGCCACCGAGGCGCTGTCTGAGGGCGTGAGCGGCTTCGCAGACGTCGAGCTCGCCCCGTTCGGACCCGATGCGCAGCTCGACAGCATGAAGCAGAGCAGCAAGGCGAGAGAGGCGCGAATGAATCGTCGAGCAGAGATGTCGGTAGACCATCCAATCGTAGGGGAGGGCGACCCTCCGGGGATTCGCCTGGAGCGACGACGTTGAGGGCTTCCCAGCGCGGCGCGATTCTTCTTGCGGGGCTCTCCGGAACCCTGCTCGCGCTCGCTTTCCCGTACTTCTCGCTCTGGCCCCTCGCGTGGATCGCTCTCGTCCCGCTCTTCGTCGTGCTCTCCGAGGCCGGACCGATGGCGGGCGCGATGTCCGGATACGTGTTCGGCCTCGCGCTGTTCGGAATCACCCTGCGATGGTCCGCCGAGCTCGACCCGCCGGGAAGCTGGCTCATCTGGGCCGCCTTCGTGGCCATCGAAGCCCTCATCCCCGCGGCCTATGGAGCCGTGGTGTCGCTCTACTCGAGAGGGCTGCGGGTCGGTGCCGCACGCCCGCTGTTCCTTGCGGCCTCGTGGACCCTGGTGGAGTATCTGCGATCGCGAGGGGCCTACGCGCTCACCTGGTCGCAGATCTCGTATTCGCAATTGCCCAGCGGCGTGGTGGTCCAGCTCGCCGATCTCACGGGTGCCTGGGGCGTCTCGTTCATCGTGGTGCTGGTCAACGCGTGCGTGGCCGAGGTCTGGATGCAGCGTCGCGCGGCCCGCGTCGCCGGCGACGCGCCCGAAGGGCCCGGTCGGGCCTTGATCGTGTACGCATCGGTGGTGCTGATTGCACTTTCCTATGCCGGCTGGCGTTGGTTCGGGTTGCCTGCGATCACGGGTCAGACGGTTTCGGTGGCGTGCGTGCAGCCGGACGTAGACCCCCACGAGAAGTGGAACCCCCAGCGGTTCTCGCACTGCCTACAGGCGCTCGAGGAGGCGACGGCACGCGCTGCCGCGCACGGCGCCAGCCTGATCATCTGGCCGGAGACCGCCGTGCCTGCACCCGTGCTCACCGACGCGGCTCTTCGCGCGCGCCTCACCGCCCTGGCGGTGAGGGGAGGGGTGAGCATCCTCGTCGGGTCCACCGAGCGGGCCGATGACGGGAGTGCGCGGAACAGCGGTTTTCTCGTAGCGCCGGATGGCCGCTTCTCTGAGCGGTACGACAAGATGCACCTGGTGCCGTTCGGGGAGTACCTGCCGCTCCGGTCGCTGCTCGGACGTGTTCCCCCTTTCAACGAGATTGCTGATCTCGCTCCCGGAACCGACCAGACGGTTCTGAAGGCGCCATCTGCGGAGATCGGCCTGATGATCTGCTTCGAGTCGACCTTTTCCGACATCGCACGTGCGTTCGTGGCCAGGGGAGCGCGTCTGCTGGTCGTCATCACGAACGACGGGTGGTTCAATCATACCTCGGCGGCTGAGCATCACATCGCCATGTCCGCCATGCGGTCTATCGAGCAGCGCATGTGGCTGGTTCAGTGCGGGAACACGGGCATCTCTGCCTTTGTCGACCCGCGTGGGGAGATGCACGAGAAGACGGCGCTCTTCACCTCGTCAGAGATCTACGCCAATGTGCCCCTGGGGTCGGTGGGAAGTCTCTATCAGGCGTGGGGAGACTGGTTCATCGCCGTACTGGCCGTGTGCTGCCTGGGCTGTGTCGTGGCGCGCAAGAAGCAGGGGTCTTGAACGCAGGCGCGCGCTGACGGGGAAGCGAGTGCGTCGCCTCGCCACAGCGTTGCTGCGGCGAGCGGGGAACGGCGGGCTCAGCCCTCGCCTTCACCGCTCGTGACGCGGTTTCTGCCACTGTCTCGAGACTGGGCCACCAGGGCGCGCGCCTTCGTCATCAGGCGATCGCCGCCATCGCCATGGTCTGGGTAGCCCACAACCGCGATGGTGGCGGTGACATGCGCGCCTTCGTCGGTCTCGTTGAGGCTGAACGAACGCTTCTCGAGGGTTGCGCGAAGACGTTCCGCCAGGATTCGCCCGTCGGTGAGCTTGCACTCGTGCAGCAGCACGGCAAAGCACGTTGCGTCGACTCGTGCAGGGGTGTCGGTGTTGCGGATGTTCTCGTTGATGAGGCTCGCCACCTCGCGAAGGACGAAGTCGGCATACTCCTGGCCGCGACGGGTCGAGATCTGCTCGAGGTCGTCGATCTCGAGCAGCAGCATCACCAGGTGTCGGCGGTAGCGGCGGGCACGGCGGACCTCGTGGTCGAGGGCCCACGAGAAGGTGCTGGGGGCGAACAGCCCCGTCGTGGGATCGATGCGCGCCTCCTGGTGCAGGTCTTGATAGACCTGAATCGGGACCATGATGACCTCGGGCGTCGTGGGGCGCGCTTCGCAGAAGAAATCGATGGCTGCGGCCTGAAGGCTCATCGGGCGCTCGAGCTTCTCCTCGAGCTCGCGGCGGTGCTCGAGGAGCGCCTTCCATTCCTGCTCGGCAAACTCGGGGACAGATCGACGACCGACGAGCAGGCGGAGACATTCCGCATACAGGAGCTCAGTGTCGGTCTCGATCAAGCGCTCCATCTCCTGCGCCTCATCGCCCGTGGGCGAGGTGTCGCCCGCCAGGCAGAGGACGTGTCGCAGCGTGATGAGGCGGCTCGGGGTGGGCGTCTCCACGCCGGCGCTGCCAGATCCGAGGTCGGTGACTGCGTTGGTGCCAGAACTCATCAGTGCCTAATTCGTCGAGGGGATGGCGATTCCCTCGTGGTGTGTGATCTTGCGTTCCTTTTCGTCCGCGCGGGGGAGGGAGACCCCTCTGCTGTCGTTGAATCGTTCGGACAGGAAAGAGCTTTGATGTGATCCGATGTGCTCTGACAGAGGTCTGCCCAATCCTTGACGGCGCTTGGGGCGTGAGGGCGTTGCGTGCGCTGGCTGCCTGCATCTCCTGAGGGACGCCTGCTCTTTCGCCTCGGGCTGGGCTCGCTGTTTGCGACCGTGTGCCTTGTCACGGGCATCCTGGCCTTTCTCGTGCCGTGGCTCGTAGAAGCCCAGGGGGGGCAATCCCGGGCGGCCCAGATCGCGCTCGGCGCTCTCGTGAGCCTCACCGGCGCGCTCGTCATTCCCTTCTTCGTCCGTCTCGGACGAGGCTGGATCGCCCCAGTTGAGCGCATCGTCGACGCAGACCGCGCAACGGGCCCTGACATCAGCGGAACGCCGCTCCCTGTCGGGGAGTTTCCGAGCGGGGTCATACGCGAGCTGGTGGTTCGCAGGAATCAGCGCATCGAGGCCTTGCGCGCGCGTGACGAAGATCTGTCGCGTCGCCGCGCCGATACCGAGGTTCTCTACGAGCTGTCGCGACAGCTCGGTCTCTCCCGTGACGCCCCGGACGTACCGAATCTCGTTCTCACGTTCCTGGCAAGGGCCGTGGAGCACGATGTCGGCGTGCTGCTCGTCTTCGTCGACGACCAGCGCAGCCTGTCGCTGCGCGCGAGGGCTCCGCTGCCCGACGCGCTCCGCTCGGCCATCGAGGCGGTGGCGCTGAACGCCTACTTCGAGCGCAGCGGGGTGCTGCTCGAGACCGACGTGCTCGAGCCCAAGGAGACCGTCATCGACCTGCGCGCGCCGGCGCTCGAGGCCCGGATTCGAACAGCGCACTGGGCACCGCTCATGGTGAACCAGCGTGTGGTGGGGGTCGTGGGTGCGCTCTCTGTGACCGATCGCGGGGCTCTCAGCCTCGAATCGCTGCGCATGCTCAACATCATCGCCCAGACCGCCTCCATGGCGCTCGACAAGGTCCAGATGCAGCGCATCGAGGAGACGCAGCGCTTCCGCAACGTGCTCGAGAACCTCACCGAAGGGGTCGTGCTGGTGCGCCAGAGCGGCGAGTGGGCCCTTGCCACCGGGACAGCCCGCGCCTTCCATCAGAGCATCTGCGGCGATGGAGCGCAGCAGACCCCGGAGCACTCGCGGCATTGCCCTGTCGGTCTTCTTGGGCATGATGTCTTCCACAGCGGGGTGGGTGCCACCCGGGAGATCACCCGCAACGACAGGACCTTCATCCTGGTGGGAACGTTCGTCCGATCGGCCGCGGCAGGCGAGCAGGGAACGGTGATCAGTATCCGCGATGTCACCGAGGAGCGTGCGACCCAGCAGAAGCTCTTCCAGGCGTCGAAGCTGGCATCTCTCGGAGAGCTGGCGGCTGGGGTGGCGCACGAGGTGAACAATCCGCTCATGGGCATCCTCGGCTTCAGCGAGCTCACGCTGGCACGAAGCGATCTCACCCCTGCGGTTGCCGAGGCCCTGCACGAGATCAACACACTTGCGCGTCGCACCAACCAGATCACCATGGACCTGCTCACCTTCGCGCGCGTGCAGCGAGAAGGCGGCTTCCACGCGGTGAGCCTGCGGGCTGTGGTCAAGGACACCGTCAAGCTGCTCGAGACCTCGTACCGAACCTTGAAGCTCGATCTCGTGGCCGAGCTCGAGCCACCGGACGACCCGCTCATGGCGCTCGGCGACGCGGGCAAGATCCGTCAGATCGTCACCAATCTCGCCCAGAACGCCAAGGATGCCATCGTCATGTCGGGCAAGGGGCACGCCATCACGTTCAAAGGGTACAGACAGAAAGGAGAGGTTGTGCTCGAGGTTCGCGATGACGGTCCGGGCATTCCCGACGCCATCCGCAACAAGATCTTCGAGCCCTTCTTCACCACC containing:
- a CDS encoding PDZ domain-containing protein codes for the protein MEPVPPARGTSAGLAALTAALVSSLLTATFMRARLTPSSPPSPSSPVSISATAAVPPAQDAIVRAAREIGPSVVNIEIRSAAASRTAIEDGGLPSGQGSGVIVSSDGTILTNHHVVQGASQIEVTLPEPDGRRLQARLKGADPLSDVAILKVDADKLPAARLGDSDSTPIGAFVLAVGNPFGFQHTVTVGVLSGREREIPEPGKEFRNLLQTDAAINPGNSGGPLVDIDGRVIGINTVIITRGQGLGFAIPINTARDVMQQLLANGRVIRSYIGIIMMPVTPRLARDAGLPNGARGAVVRQVMRGSPAAGADIRAGDIIVGVDARPTSSITQVQSGIRAHRPGERVTLTIYREGHPLQTQLPVDEMPAHLPRP
- the rsfS gene encoding ribosome silencing factor, which encodes MRSVGRARPEEPGAGSHPRGGALCRVVDRDPSEGRGRALHAIPGSTRGGRLHREVRVIQERRHAVTKKKKTAVPEVEVEVETTTESAPVAPPPDYEAIARRGAEAAEDKKATRVAIMALGEASPVCDYFVLASGKTRIQTRAIANAIDEALEAVPVKRTRQGYQSGNWVLLDYGGVVFHVFLEREREYYDLEGLYAKSPIIYTSNGESGESADLAKKRI
- the nadD gene encoding nicotinate (nicotinamide) nucleotide adenylyltransferase — protein: MNTPQLSGRTGLLGGTFNPVHLGHLHIAQEAMSAFEMERVLLVPNRIPPHRSDSSSVVDPEHRAAMLELATASNPRLFVSRIELERAGPSYTVDTVESLLAEQPAARLCFITGADSLLRNIWRDLDRLLGMLEVMVCVARPGFDLGALCGRLDELGLKNRERVRTLEAEPYAVSSTEIRRRVAEGLSTQYLVPREVADYIEKYGLYKNGGMR
- a CDS encoding enoyl-CoA hydratase/isomerase family protein, with amino-acid sequence MSFSTATLEATEQGDVCEVVIRAERITVAMVADLEALATWLDDACTCSVVVFRGRAGRFTQGIDLSDFSLRQTPDIHGFNKWERALAALERLKKITIAAIEGPCRGGGVQLALACDHRIATPTAIFALDEVKNGFLPGLAVYRLAKHVGMGVARYMVLSGQPVDAAEAARTGLIHTVATDLDAEIARATTAFLPVDGVAVSLARRLLNDCWNKPYEDFLGDFLAAQHRAVSGETFQRRLRDEALRPPAS
- a CDS encoding type III polyketide synthase, coding for MRSPRQTGLRYDSPSAPSTPRFPTRLRWHKRFSTIERPLPVLDASADAPRCDRDLSAPPPTTAHIISIGRAVPPQRYSQEQIIELFGLGDAKTRRLFRNSHIKYRNLYLPAPGPDGMPDESVETLNRKHLTGCLEIGGEALLQALSVAGLTPRDIDLLVCVTTTGYLCPGLTAHFIKTFGLRDNVHRIDVVGMGCNAALNALQPACMWAQANPGRNVAMLAVEICSAAYVRNDSIETAVVNSLFGDGAAAVIIRGQTAGTAGAWPAVVDFASLTLTDAIHTMRFDLDNGRLSFFLDRDIPYVIGANCGRPVRELLERARLRQRDIRHWVVHSGGKKVIDSVKMNLELTDHDMRHTLHVLENHGNISSCACLFSLARLVEEGAARPGDHGILMAMGPGAAIETARLIW
- a CDS encoding enoyl-CoA hydratase/isomerase family protein; translated protein: MTDHVIASRSGDTVVLTLHRPDKANAYNSALIEALHRHVEAWHADAHLRAVIITGSGRHFCAGADLTELRARGLTDALTLRSAAVFDALAAVPVPTIAAINGAALGGGLELALACDLRVASAGATLGLPETRLGLVPAAGGLTRLPRIAGDAFAREMIFTGRPIDAATALHRGIVHRVTEHTALEAAHELANEIAAADGLAIRLAKRALDTSVPDQAALAQAILYHREASSRA
- the lnt gene encoding apolipoprotein N-acyltransferase, with the protein product MRASQRGAILLAGLSGTLLALAFPYFSLWPLAWIALVPLFVVLSEAGPMAGAMSGYVFGLALFGITLRWSAELDPPGSWLIWAAFVAIEALIPAAYGAVVSLYSRGLRVGAARPLFLAASWTLVEYLRSRGAYALTWSQISYSQLPSGVVVQLADLTGAWGVSFIVVLVNACVAEVWMQRRAARVAGDAPEGPGRALIVYASVVLIALSYAGWRWFGLPAITGQTVSVACVQPDVDPHEKWNPQRFSHCLQALEEATARAAAHGASLIIWPETAVPAPVLTDAALRARLTALAVRGGVSILVGSTERADDGSARNSGFLVAPDGRFSERYDKMHLVPFGEYLPLRSLLGRVPPFNEIADLAPGTDQTVLKAPSAEIGLMICFESTFSDIARAFVARGARLLVVITNDGWFNHTSAAEHHIAMSAMRSIEQRMWLVQCGNTGISAFVDPRGEMHEKTALFTSSEIYANVPLGSVGSLYQAWGDWFIAVLAVCCLGCVVARKKQGS